A single Pagrus major chromosome 19, Pma_NU_1.0 DNA region contains:
- the LOC141014946 gene encoding retinol dehydrogenase 12-like — MQSLRNLFSGPWSSAAKLDGKTVVITGANTGIGKEAALDLATRGAKIIMGCRDMEKAEAAVKEIIERSANQNVSCLKLDLSDSKSIREFAEAINKDEPKLDILINNAGVMVCPYGKTADGFEMQIGVNHFGHFLLTYLLIDLIKKSAPARIITVSSMAHSWGSINLEDINSEKSYDKSKAYSQSKLANVLFSHTLAKKLEGTGVTTYSLHPGVVQTDLWRHLSGPQQFVMKMVSPFTKNSVQGAQTTIYCAVEPSLENQTGGYYSDCAPAKCSTAGKNDDLAEKLWDLSCQLLSLTWE, encoded by the exons ATGCAGTCTTTAAG AAATCTCTTCTCTGGCCCCTGGTCGTCTGCTGCAAAGCTAGATGGCAAAACTGTGGTCATCACTGGTGCCAACACTGGGATTGGCAAAGAGGCAGCCCTCGACCTGGCTACGAGAG GGGCAAAGATCATCATGGGGTGTCGCGACATGGAGAAAGCAGAGGCCGCTGTGAAAGAAATCATCGAACGCTCAGCCAACCAAAATGTTTCCTGCCTGAAACTCGACTTGTCGGACAGCAAGTCGATCAGAGAATTTGCTGAAGCCATCAACAAAG ATGAGCCCAAACTCGACATCCTCATCAACAATGCTGGTGTGATGGTTTGTCCTTACGGGAAAACAGCAGATGGCTTTGAGATGCAGATTGGTGTCAATCACTTtg gtcacttcctgttgacgTATTTGTTGATTGACCTGATTAAGAAATCGGCTCCAGCCAGGATCATCACTGTGTCTTCCATGGCTCACTCCTGGGGCTCCATCAACCTGGAGGACATCAACAGCGAGAAGAGTTACGACAAGAGCAAAGCCTACTCTCAGAGCAAGCTAGCCAACGTCCTCTTCTCCCACACTTTGGCTAAGAAACTAGAAG GCACCGGTGTGACGACCTATTCCCTCCACCCTGGAGTGGTCCAGACAGATTTATGGCGTCACCTGAGTGGCCCTCAACAGTTTGTCATGAAGATGGTCAGTCCGTTCACCAAAAACTCAGTCCAGGGAGCTCAGACGACCATCTACTGCGCTGTGGAGCCATCACTAGAGAATCAGACTGGTGGATACTACAG TGACTGTGCTCCTGCCAAGTGCTCAACGGCCGGTAAAAACGACGACCTTGCAGAGAAGTTGTGGGACCTgagctgtcagctgctgtcGTTAACGTGGGAATGA